A DNA window from Primulina tabacum isolate GXHZ01 chromosome 12, ASM2559414v2, whole genome shotgun sequence contains the following coding sequences:
- the LOC142521080 gene encoding subtilisin-like serine-protease S: MKTLINFVLLYFLFNIVHGSNVTSAADGRKHYIVYMGSHSFPSSKSVISSNHDLLSSVTGSTSIEAQKAIIYHYHRSFRGFSAMLTPEEAHKISYQESVVSVFENQNGHLETSRSWDFVGAAAQSVFTVQSEQKDLDVIVGHLDSGIWPESPSFRADGFGPAPARWKGHCPDEPQCNNKVIGYRWYSRGFEQENGPIVSYGGRHYFSARDDFGHGTHTASTVAGMPIGLSMKGMGGDKVIRGGAPGARLAVYKVCWFNRCTCSDLLKAFDDAIADGVDIVTFSIGGFVRHNRPGFMSDCISIGTLHAFEKGILFSSSAGNSREPETVDDAAPWMLTVAATSTDRELVATVELGNSETLRGQGFNYYDMNGYNELVYGRNAAKYWRWADSASFCKEGTLDPRVVWGKIVVCIKDSWNDKTLPKSDIVRENGGIGVIVVDPYSSNDMSLNFMIPTTVIGVEDARKLDAYMRSTSRPFAYIRRHEAQINQQPAPKMAVFSSRGPGSALDIIKPDVAAPGLNILASWPTWNHEDPGRPWFGFDSGTSMSAPHAAAIGATLKGIHPNFSPAAIKSAIMTTASHLDNTGGPIQSDNGKATPFDMGSGNINPNNALNPGLIYDYNMNDMIAYLCNIANSKTIGNILRARVTCPSPGIPSYNLNYPSIFVSNLHRPVKVTRTTTYVGNEGDPKSFHVKVENPEGVLLEVEPSVLDFSDGKNTATYIVNVVPNSGSGKYVFGSITWSNDVHSVRSPVAIRVS; this comes from the exons ATGAAAACCCTCATTAATTTCGTTcttctatattttttatttaacatcGTTCATGGATCCAACGTTACTTCCGCCGCTGATGGTCGTAAG CATTACATAGTTTACATGGGATCTCATTCATTTCCCAGCAGTAAATCTGTGATCTCCTCCAACCATGACTTATTATCCTCAGTTACTGGCag CACTTCCATAGAGGCACAAAAGGCTATAATCTACCACTATCACAGGAGTTTCAGAGGGTTTTCGGCAATGCTTACTCCGGAAGAAGCCCATAAAATCTCTT ATCAAGAGTCAGTTGTATCAGTGTTCGAGAATCAAAATGGACATCTTGAAACTTCGAGGTCGTGGGATTTCGTCGGGGCTGCTGCTCAAAGCGTATTCACTGTTCAATCCGAGCAAAAAGACTTGGATGTCATCGTCGGTCATTTGGATAGTG GGATATGGCCCGAATCACCAAGTTTTCGGGCGGATGGATTTGGTCCGGCTCCTGCTAGATGGAAAGGCCACTGCCCCGATGAACCCCAGTGCAATAA CAAAGTGATCGGCTACCGTTGGTACTCCCGTGGGTTCGAGCAAGAGAACGGGCCGATTGTGTCGTATGGCGGCCGCCACTATTTCTCAGCCCGGGATGACTTCGGCCACGGCACACACACGGCCTCAACAGTCGCTGGGATGCCCATCGGCCTCAGCATGAAAGGAATGGGCGGTGACAAGGTCATTCGTGGTGGCGCTCCTGGTGCACGCCTCGCTGTCTACAAGGTTTGCTGGTTCAACAG ATGTACCTGCTCAGACTTGCTCAAAGCTTTTGATGATGCCATCGCTGATGGTGTCGACATAGTGACATTTTCGATCGGTGGATTCGTGCGGCATAATCGTCCGGGATTCATGAGTGATTGCATTTCAATTGGTACGTTGCATGCGTTTGAAAAAGGAATTCTTTTTTCTTCTAGTGCCGGAAATAGTAGAGAACCGGAGACTGTGGACGATGCCGCACCATGGATGCTGACGGTTGCAGCCACTTCTACCGATAGGGAGCTCGTTGCCACCGTCGAGTTGGGAAACTCAGAGACCTTGAGG GGGCAAGGTTTCAACTACTACGATATGAATGGATATAATGAACTAGTTTATGGAAGAAATGCAGCAAAATATTGGAGATGGGCAGACAGTGCAAG TTTCTGCAAAGAGGGTACACTTGACCCCAGAGTTGTTTGGGGAAAAATTGTGGTGTGCATCAAGGATTCTTGGAACGACAAAACGTTGCCGAAATCCGACATTGTGCGCGAGAATGGAGGCATTGGAGTGATCGTCGTTGATCCATATTCAAGCAAcgatatgagtttgaactttaTGATACCAACAACTGTGATAGGCGTGGAGGATGCAAGAAAGCTGGATGCATACATGAGAAGTACAAG CCGCCCTTTTGCTTATATTCGGCGGCACGAGGCTCAGATCAACCAACAACCTGCCCCGAAGATGGCCGTGTTTTCTTCCCGAGGACCTGGATCTGCCCTAGACATCATCAAA CCGGATGTAGCAGCTCCAGGGCTTAACATTTTAGCAAGCTGGCCTACATGGAATCATGAAGATCCGGGCCGTCCATGGTTTGGCTTCGATTCCGGAACTTCCATGTCTGCCCCTCATGCTGCGGCCATAGGTGCAACCTTGAAAGGAATTCATCCCAACTTCAGTCCAGCTGCTATAAAATCAGCCATCATGACGACAG CCTCACATCTGGATAACACTGGAGGACCAATTCAATCTGATAATGGAAAGGCCACCCCGTTCGACATGGGATCAGGAAACATAAACCCCAACAATGCTCTCAATCCTGGCCTTATTTACGACTACAACATGAATGACATGATTGCATATTTATGCAATATTGCCAATTCCAAGACTATTGGAAACATACTTAGAGCCAGAGTCACATGTCCTTCGCCTGGAATTCCCTCATACAATCTGAATTACCCTTCCATTTTTGTTTCCAATTTACATCGACCAGTTAAAGTTACACGAACCACTACTTACGTAGGCAATGAAGGGGATCCGAAATCCTTCCATGTAAAGGTCGAAAATCCAGAAGGGGTTTTGCTGGAAGTCGAACCAAGTGTTCTTGATTTTTCTGATGGTAAAAACACTGCAACTTACATAGTGAACGTGGTTCCGAACAGCGGATCAGGAAAATATGTGTTTGGAAGTATTACGTGGTCCAATGATGTGCATTCGGTGCGGAGTCCAGTAGCAATTCGAGTTTCTTGA